From the Melospiza georgiana isolate bMelGeo1 chromosome 25, bMelGeo1.pri, whole genome shotgun sequence genome, one window contains:
- the LOC131093397 gene encoding serine/threonine-protein kinase PAK 3-like translates to MEGLSARAVLGVAQIRSILLIVAFVSVQLHTDGVLVGVNLKHSATMIEQLAAAVCTMYGTVYSTYFITSLASHLKRVFRGADPEITEPTAVSPLAPSAHGEEAEEEANEVDERQPPAVLTAQPEHSEPVLLEKEQEHTASSELPCQTQGELFAAREQEEQLRQQVEEPQENGQNIKAEPQAELPEGQSAIMAVKRRNEDIQEEKNLPRHRGNQKQVNEGMAATPLMRENPFHCCLQKIDKQMQAQLQETEARTKARKKRPDEKIKIIKEKMNCLLQEQKALEKQVAIKKIQLQGLRKKELKVNKLMVVKVNRNPNLVNCLDSYLVGEELSLVMEYMDGGVLSDIISQTCLSEDEMAAISRECLQGLDFLHSNHVIHQDVKSSNILLRTDGSVKLADFGLFAQLSPEQGRRSSVAGAAGWLAPEVVTGQPCGPKVDIWSLGIVGIEIVEREVPSWNATPVLPQLLIATGGRQKLQQPNLFSSCLRDFLSCCLQRDEVRRWSAKELLQHPFVRFAEPASSLVPLIVSVKKRKETRM, encoded by the exons ATGGAAGGCCTCAGTGCCAGAGCAGTCCTAGGGGTTGCTCAGATCAGGAGCATCCTCCTGATTGTGGCATTTGTCAGCGTGCAGCTGCACACTGACGGAGTCTTGGTTGGAGTAAACTTGAAGCACAGTGCTACCATGATTGAGCAACttgctgctgcagtttgcaCCATGTATGGCACTGTTTATTCCACCTATTTCATTACCAGCCTGGCAA GTCACCTGAAGCGTGTATTCAGAGGTGCTGATCCTGAG ATCACAGAACCAACAGCAgtctctcccctggctccctcTGCTCATGGAGAGGAGGCCGAAGAGGAGGCAAATGAGGTGGATGAGCGCcagcctccagctgtgctcacagcacagcctgaacATTCTGAGCCA gtgcttctagagaaagagcaggagcacactGCCTCATCTGAGCTGCCATGCCAGACTCAGGGAGAGCTGTTCGCAGCCcgagagcaggaagagcagctcaggcagcaggtggAAGAGCCACAGGAGAATGGCCAG aacatcaaggcagagccacaagcagagctgcctgaaggTCAGAGTGCCATCATGGCAGTGAAGAGGAGGAATGAAGACATCCAAGAGGAGAAGAATCTCCCTAGGCACAGGGGTAATCAAAAACAGGTGAATGAAGGAATGGCAGCCACTCCACTCATGAGAGAGAATCCTTTCcattgttgtttacagaaaattgATAAACAgatgcaggcacagctgcaggaaactgAGGCTAGGACCAAGGCAAGGAAGAAGAGGCCAGacgaaaaaattaaaattatcaaagagaaaatgaattgCCTCCTTCAGGAGCAAAAGGCTCTAGAAAAGCAA GTGGCCATCAAGAAAATACAGCTTCAAGGACTGAGGAAGAAGGAACTAAAAGTCAACAAACTCATGGTCGTGAAGGTGAACAGGAATCCCAACCTGGTCAACTGTTTAGACAG CTACCTTGTGGGTGAGGAACTGTCCCTGGTTATGGAGTACATGGATGGAGGTGTCCTGAGCGACATCATCAGCCAGACCTGCCTGTCTGAAGATGAGATGGCAGCCATCAGTCGGGAG tgcctgcaaggactggattttcttcattcaaaCCATGTCATCCACCAAGATGTGAAGAGCAGCAACATCCTTCTCAGAACTGACGGTTCTGTCAAGCTGG ctgactttggcctctttgctcagctcagccctgagcagggcagacgGAGCTCCGTGGCCGGCGCTGCTGGCTGGCTGGCGCCTGAAGTGGTGACAGGTCAACCATgtggccccaaagtggacatatgGTCTTTGGGAATCGTGGGCATCGAAATAGTGGAACGAGAAGTTCCTTCCTGGAATGCAACTCCTGTCTTG CCCCAACTCCTGATAGCCAcaggaggaagacaaaagctgcagcagcccaacCTATTTTCATCTTGCCTGCGtgacttcctgagctgctgcctgcagagagacgAGGTGCGGCGCTGGTCTgccaaggagctcctgcag